In a single window of the Roseiconus lacunae genome:
- a CDS encoding DUF6655 family protein — protein sequence MFHALRSISTTLSLCLMTLAFGGCGTTREHRATEQLVVSDAVDRSIQDLDFRPLTGRKVYLDTSYLRTVKGEGYANAEYVISSLRQQILAAGCLIQDSSPEADVIIEARVGALGTDDHLVTYGIPENNAFNTAAAAIPNAPIVPTLPEISVARREAREAAAKIAAFAYERETRQPIWQSGVRQSTATARDTWVMGIGPFQGGTIRDKTKLAGSQFLIGRRSRNGSTAPEFERPSVDFTAETRFNQGWPEFDEFGPAPDLLASKPEEKALPEVPPEEATDGKPAEAIAEKPAKKGKKR from the coding sequence ATGTTTCACGCCCTGCGATCTATTTCGACCACGCTTTCGCTGTGTCTGATGACACTCGCGTTTGGTGGTTGCGGTACGACTCGCGAACACCGAGCGACGGAGCAACTGGTCGTCAGTGATGCGGTCGACCGCAGTATTCAAGACCTAGACTTTCGTCCGCTCACCGGGCGCAAAGTTTACCTGGACACTAGCTACCTGCGAACGGTCAAAGGCGAGGGCTATGCCAATGCCGAATACGTCATCAGCAGTTTGCGACAGCAGATTCTTGCCGCCGGTTGCTTGATCCAGGATTCATCCCCCGAAGCCGACGTAATCATCGAAGCTCGGGTCGGTGCCTTGGGGACCGACGATCATTTAGTCACTTATGGGATCCCCGAAAACAACGCGTTCAACACAGCCGCTGCCGCGATCCCCAATGCGCCTATTGTGCCAACGTTGCCGGAAATCTCCGTCGCCCGACGCGAAGCCCGCGAAGCTGCGGCGAAAATCGCGGCCTTTGCCTATGAACGCGAAACACGACAACCCATCTGGCAATCGGGGGTTCGGCAATCCACCGCGACAGCCCGCGATACCTGGGTCATGGGCATCGGTCCGTTCCAGGGCGGGACCATTCGCGACAAGACTAAACTGGCCGGCAGCCAATTTCTGATCGGTCGTCGCAGCCGCAACGGCAGCACGGCACCGGAATTTGAACGCCCCTCGGTCGACTTCACCGCCGAGACCCGGTTTAACCAAGGTTGGCCCGAGTTCGATGAATTTGGGCCGGCCCCTGACCTACTAGCATCGAAGCCGGAAGAGAAAGCATTGCCCGAAGTACCACCGGAAGAAGCAACCGATGGCAAACCAGCCGAAGCGATTGCCGAGAAGCCTGCCAAAAAGGGCAAGAAACGTTGA
- a CDS encoding Xaa-Pro dipeptidyl-peptidase produces the protein MNRLSLPSVVLLFSFVAPLNGDEVKIPVIKDGKAQVIKELEDSDYWIRHDLWVETEFDSDGDGRLDRMHVSVTRPTQTDTQSLKLPVIYNSSPYFAGTTGSDESYFWDVRQELGADPPKRSKAPSIERTGTRPIISKRHVKDWLPRGFVVVHSSAPGTGLSQGCPTVGDDPEALAPKAVIDWLCGRGKGFSDPLGGEPVEAYWCSGKVGMTGTSYNGTIPLAAATTGVEGLEVIIPVAPNTSYYHYYRSNGLVRHPGGFLGEDIDILYDYIHSGGNEQVREYCNCHVRDKQMKANQDRATGDYNDFWSSRDYLNRVDGVKAAVLMAHAFNDWNVVPEHSIRIYEALQKNGVPTALFMHQGGHGGPPPTEMMNRWFTRYLFDVENGVENDSKAWIVREGDKRTEPTEYADYPHPEAKDVTVYPVAGAPQRGALQLKPVQQPTTETLVDNFSFSGDALAQAEYTEHRLIYTTPKFTDAVHLSGTPRVKVRLACDQSAANLSVWLVSLPWNTDKNAKITDNIITRGWADPQNIKSIRESEALVPGQFYDVEFDLQPDDQVIAKGQQIGLMIFSSDRDYTLHPTPGTKLTIDLQQTELTLPIVGGSLPLEKQ, from the coding sequence ATGAATCGTCTGTCACTTCCGAGCGTTGTTTTACTGTTCTCCTTTGTCGCGCCTTTAAACGGAGATGAGGTCAAGATCCCCGTCATTAAGGACGGCAAGGCTCAGGTAATCAAGGAACTCGAAGACTCTGACTATTGGATTCGACACGACCTTTGGGTGGAAACCGAATTCGATTCGGACGGCGATGGGCGGCTCGATCGGATGCATGTGAGTGTGACTCGGCCCACCCAGACGGACACGCAGTCGTTAAAGCTGCCCGTGATCTACAACTCCAGCCCCTACTTCGCCGGGACGACGGGCAGCGACGAGTCGTACTTCTGGGATGTTCGTCAAGAGTTGGGTGCCGACCCACCAAAACGTTCCAAAGCCCCCTCAATCGAGCGAACCGGAACACGTCCGATTATCTCCAAACGACACGTCAAAGATTGGTTGCCGCGCGGATTTGTCGTCGTTCACTCCAGCGCGCCAGGGACCGGGCTTTCCCAAGGTTGCCCGACCGTCGGTGACGATCCAGAAGCACTCGCACCCAAGGCGGTGATCGATTGGTTGTGTGGACGTGGAAAGGGTTTCAGCGATCCGCTGGGCGGCGAACCTGTCGAAGCGTACTGGTGTTCGGGAAAGGTTGGCATGACCGGAACCAGCTACAACGGAACGATCCCATTGGCGGCCGCGACCACCGGAGTCGAAGGTTTGGAGGTAATTATTCCGGTGGCACCGAACACGTCATACTACCACTACTACCGATCCAACGGACTGGTTCGTCATCCGGGCGGGTTCCTGGGCGAAGATATCGACATCTTGTACGACTACATTCACAGCGGTGGTAACGAACAAGTTCGCGAATATTGCAATTGTCATGTCCGCGACAAACAGATGAAAGCCAACCAAGATCGGGCGACTGGTGACTACAACGATTTCTGGTCGTCACGCGATTACCTTAACCGAGTCGATGGCGTGAAAGCGGCGGTCTTGATGGCTCATGCGTTCAACGATTGGAATGTGGTGCCAGAGCACAGCATTCGAATTTATGAAGCGCTACAAAAGAACGGTGTTCCGACAGCCTTGTTTATGCACCAAGGGGGACACGGGGGACCGCCGCCGACCGAGATGATGAATCGATGGTTCACGCGGTATCTTTTCGATGTCGAAAATGGTGTCGAGAATGACTCCAAAGCTTGGATCGTTCGCGAAGGCGATAAACGCACCGAGCCGACAGAGTATGCCGACTATCCACATCCCGAAGCCAAAGACGTCACCGTTTACCCGGTCGCCGGTGCACCGCAACGCGGTGCCTTGCAGTTAAAGCCGGTTCAGCAACCGACGACAGAAACACTCGTCGATAACTTTTCATTCTCCGGCGATGCGCTCGCCCAAGCGGAGTACACCGAGCATCGGTTGATCTACACCACGCCAAAATTTACCGATGCCGTTCATTTGTCGGGAACGCCACGCGTGAAGGTTCGATTGGCGTGTGATCAGTCGGCGGCCAACTTGAGTGTCTGGTTAGTTTCGTTGCCTTGGAATACCGACAAAAATGCCAAGATCACCGACAATATCATCACCCGCGGCTGGGCCGATCCACAAAACATCAAGTCGATTCGCGAAAGTGAAGCGTTAGTGCCCGGGCAGTTTTACGATGTCGAGTTTGATCTCCAACCCGACGATCAGGTGATCGCCAAAGGCCAGCAAATCGGCTTGATGATCTTTTCAAGCGACCGCGACTACACGTTGCATCCCACCCCCGGGACCAAGCTGACGATCGACCTTCAACAAACCGAGCTGACCTTGCCAATCGTCGGGGGCTCCCTGCCGCTGGAGAAGCAGTAG